DNA from archaeon BMS3Bbin15:
ACAATGGCAACCTTTGGCGAAAAGGGAATGGAAATTCAGAGAATTGTTATGGAAGATTTAGGCATTAAAGCTGCCATGGTGAGCAATCAGGTGGTGCAGAGAGACAGATATGCAGAGCTTCTCAGTATTCTTGCCCTTATATCTGCATCCATGGATAAAATAGGAAGAGAGATAAGAAATCTCATGCGCACAGAGATAGCAGAGGTCAGTGAGCCCTTTGCAGAGAGAAAACAGGTGGGTTCAAGCACCATGCCTCAAAAGAGAAATCCAATAAATGCCGAAAATATCTGTGGATTGGCAAGGGTTGTAAAAAGCAATGTCTTTGTCGCCCTCGAGAATGTATCCCTTGAGCATGAAAGAGACCTGACCAACTCCAGTGCTGAGAGGGTGATTATACCAGAGAGCTTTATACTCTTAGATGAAATTCTCAACAGAGCGAATATTATACTCTCAGGTCTTGTGATAAGAGAGGAAAATATCAAAAAGAACCTGAAGCTAACAAAAGGGTTGAATATGGCTGAAGCTGTTATGATTGCTATGACAAGGAAGGGTCTGGGAAGACAGGAAGCCCATGAATTACTCAGAAAGCTTGCTGTAGAAACCTACAACTCCGGCAGGGAATATGGTGAAGTACTTAAGGAGAACAGTGAAATTAAAAAGTATCTGAGTGAAGAGGAAATTGACGAGGCACTGAAACCAGAAAACTATATAGGCACAGCGGTTGAACAGGTAAGGAAGGTTCTTGATGTCGCCAAAGATGAGAGAGCATGATAACTATTATATACTGAATACATCTTTTCTAAATCAGGTGTGAAAATGGCAAGGAAAAAGCAGAAGAAAATTGCAAGAAGAAAAACTGAAGCTGAAATCGCTTGGGACAAAATAAAAAGAAGTTATCCTAACTGTGTTGGGAGCTACCCGGAATGTCCCGAAGCAATTGAAGATAAATATAAACCCCCTGAGGAATGCCTCACCTGTCCTGTTTATGCAGAATGGAGGCGTTAGGAGAGGAATATCCTCTCCTTTACAGGAAATAACTCATATCAGCATCCAGAGATTTATCAAGAAAACCACTGGCACCTGTGGACTCTTCAACAAAATCAACAATGTCCTTTTTTTAAATACTATACGGAAAGAGAAAAAAAATATACCCAATATAAACAATTTAAAACACGCACAGATTCAGATTTGAGAACTGGGCCTTTTAGGAAAATATAATCATTATAAGTCTTTTTTAAAGATTTCCTCCGGGTTGGTTTTATTTTCCTCTATACCGAGTTTCTCATAGGGGATTCCAATAGCAATACCCAGAATCTGTGTTATATACATACTGGGAATATCATACTTCTCTCCGAAGTCACTCTCAATCTTCACCTGAAGTGTATCCAGACTCACCTGACAGAAGGGACACATGGTAACAATGAGTTCAGCTCCAGCCTCCTTCATATTTGTGAGTTTGTTGTTTGCAATCGTCATGCCCATCTCTTCACTGAGAGCCAGAAGAGGAGCGCCACAGCATTTATCTTTATCCTTATATTTCAGGCTGGTAGAACCCACGAGCTCCAAAATTCTGTCAATCTTTATATCAGCACCAAAATCAACATACTCACTTGGCCTCTGAGCATGACATCCTATGTGGGGTGCTACCCTGGCCTTAACCTTCTTTACAATTGCATTATCATCAATTTTGTCAAAAATAATGTCAAGGAAGTGTTTCACCTCAATATCGCCATTCACCTCTCTGCCCAGAATCTTTAACTTTTTATTCACCTCATTTCTTAAATTCTCATCATTTTTTAGCTTCTCATTGGCAACCTTCAGTGTCTTGTAACACCCATTACAGAGTGTAACAAGGTCCATGCCTTCTTCTTCGGCAATAGCTATATTTCTTGCTGAATAAAGAAGGGCAGCAAATTCATCTATAGGTTCTACATTTATCCCACAGCAGGTAAAGGGCTTATCCATTAGCTCTATGCCAAGTTTCTCTGCAACAGCCCGAGCAGAAACTTCATATCCACGCTCTCTATACGGGATATTGCATCCGGGAAAGTAGAGGTAAGCTTCACTCATCTTTTTCCTCCTTCTTTAAGCTTCTCGAATCTTGTACCTGAAATAAGTTTATTTATTTCCTCCTCGTCAATAGGCTCTATGACAGGTAAACCAAGATCTTCTCTTAAAAAATTCGTGAATTCATCAATATCAAATAACCGT
Protein-coding regions in this window:
- the purB gene encoding adenylosuccinate lyase gives rise to the protein MAIHPIEFRYGSREMKRIFEEESRLQKLLDVEAALARAHAKLDNIPDEAAREISKKATTAHVKLERVKEIEAEIKHDLMAVVKALSEQCGEAGKYVHLGATSYDIIDTTNAIQFKEALAIVKKKLFEIEGILLELAEKHIRTVAIGRTHGQHATPITYGLKFAIYAREVRRHISRIEDAEKRIIAGKMSGAVGTMATFGEKGMEIQRIVMEDLGIKAAMVSNQVVQRDRYAELLSILALISASMDKIGREIRNLMRTEIAEVSEPFAERKQVGSSTMPQKRNPINAENICGLARVVKSNVFVALENVSLEHERDLTNSSAERVIIPESFILLDEILNRANIILSGLVIREENIKKNLKLTKGLNMAEAVMIAMTRKGLGRQEAHELLRKLAVETYNSGREYGEVLKENSEIKKYLSEEEIDEALKPENYIGTAVEQVRKVLDVAKDERA
- a CDS encoding succinate dehydrogenase/fumarate reductase iron-sulfur subunit — its product is MSEAYLYFPGCNIPYRERGYEVSARAVAEKLGIELMDKPFTCCGINVEPIDEFAALLYSARNIAIAEEEGMDLVTLCNGCYKTLKVANEKLKNDENLRNEVNKKLKILGREVNGDIEVKHFLDIIFDKIDDNAIVKKVKARVAPHIGCHAQRPSEYVDFGADIKIDRILELVGSTSLKYKDKDKCCGAPLLALSEEMGMTIANNKLTNMKEAGAELIVTMCPFCQVSLDTLQVKIESDFGEKYDIPSMYITQILGIAIGIPYEKLGIEENKTNPEEIFKKDL